One genomic region from Cytophagales bacterium encodes:
- a CDS encoding M28 family peptidase: MSSSNNNKPKIPVNKDRLYADVKALTSIDPPRNFNYISSLNQSADYIFSEFKKLGSDVEVQNYTVEDSEYKNIICSFGPQDAPRIIIGAHYDVCGDQPGADDNASGVAGLLETGRMINELKPQLKYRIDLVAYSLEEPPFFRTKYMGSAVHARSLAKAGVKVKAMISLEMIGFYRDEPGSQHFPVFFLKWFYSDKANFIAVVGKLWQRKIVKQIKKSMILGSNIDVYSINAPVLLPGIDFSDHLNYWNHGYQAVMITNTSFFRNPNYHEVTDKIETLNFDKMAEVVKGVYWTVVQF, encoded by the coding sequence ATGAGTTCATCAAATAACAATAAACCGAAAATACCTGTAAACAAAGATCGCCTTTATGCTGATGTAAAAGCGCTTACTTCCATTGATCCGCCAAGAAATTTCAACTATATTTCTTCACTTAACCAAAGCGCTGATTATATCTTTTCTGAATTTAAAAAGCTGGGATCTGATGTAGAAGTACAAAATTATACTGTTGAAGATTCTGAATATAAAAACATCATCTGTTCGTTTGGCCCGCAAGATGCGCCACGGATCATTATTGGTGCACACTATGACGTTTGCGGTGACCAGCCCGGTGCAGATGATAATGCCAGTGGCGTTGCCGGCTTGTTAGAAACGGGCAGGATGATAAATGAATTAAAACCTCAATTAAAATATCGCATAGACCTTGTTGCATATAGTCTTGAAGAGCCTCCTTTTTTTCGTACAAAGTATATGGGAAGCGCTGTTCATGCCAGGTCTCTGGCTAAAGCCGGTGTTAAAGTAAAAGCCATGATCAGCCTGGAGATGATAGGGTTTTACAGAGATGAACCGGGGTCACAGCATTTCCCGGTATTTTTTCTTAAATGGTTTTATTCTGACAAAGCAAATTTTATTGCTGTGGTAGGCAAACTATGGCAGAGAAAAATAGTGAAGCAGATCAAAAAAAGCATGATTTTAGGTTCAAATATAGATGTGTATTCCATTAATGCTCCGGTTTTGCTTCCGGGTATTGACTTTTCAGACCACTTAAATTACTGGAACCATGGCTACCAGGCAGTCATGATCACCAATACATCGTTTTTCAGAAATCCCAACTACCATGAAGTAACAGACAAGATTGAAACTTTAAATTTTGATAAAATGGCAGAAGTGGTGAAGGGGGTTTATTGGACGGTTGTTCAATTTTAG
- a CDS encoding CAP domain-containing protein gives MIHYTFKSRVNPQAIFIVLCLLLYVRVSFCQHKKDELLKAVQINFEQLNKVRKFPQIYAFKYFIPALLWKLPKRSLTWDTTLARLAQMKAEDMAAKNYFDHIDKNGKGMNTVLWQAGYPLPEYDKKGFIYEKDPKANNVESISAYSESPDKFIKDLIKDKGEWSKGHRKHLLGIGRFDRQHTHAGIGIAWNPQSEYGYYCSVLIVHKLQ, from the coding sequence ATGATACATTATACTTTTAAAAGCCGGGTGAACCCTCAAGCTATTTTCATCGTTCTTTGTTTACTTTTGTACGTGAGGGTTTCATTTTGTCAACATAAAAAAGATGAATTGTTAAAAGCTGTTCAAATTAACTTTGAACAATTAAATAAAGTAAGAAAATTTCCACAAATATATGCCTTTAAATATTTTATACCGGCATTATTATGGAAGCTGCCTAAAAGATCCTTAACCTGGGATACTACTTTAGCCAGGTTGGCACAGATGAAAGCAGAAGATATGGCTGCAAAAAACTATTTTGATCATATTGATAAAAATGGCAAAGGCATGAATACGGTTCTGTGGCAGGCAGGTTATCCTTTGCCTGAATATGACAAGAAGGGGTTTATTTATGAAAAAGACCCCAAAGCCAATAATGTAGAATCAATTTCAGCATATAGTGAATCTCCGGACAAATTCATAAAAGACCTGATCAAAGATAAAGGTGAATGGTCAAAAGGACATAGAAAGCACTTGTTAGGAATAGGAAGATTTGATCGCCAGCATACCCATGCCGGCATCGGAATAGCCTGGAACCCCCAATCAGAATATGGGTACTATTGCTCTGTGTTGATAGTGCACAAATTGCAGTAG
- a CDS encoding S8 family serine peptidase: protein MKNYCSKPGYQRQYLRAQKTGSRIWSVPTKPGGLCKIALLCCLFLLPNYSNAQVKQSSGKYELLLKSASVMPEENLRDFINEPDIKAGEKFEGRYFKFIQFYEIPNRDDREEIESMGIQLLNYIPHNTYAASIPENFDPGSLQELNVRSVISIEADYKIDNRLKTLPYPDWALYGDNSIDIVVQYYKNIDPTKAKKLLIERGIKIISAYDYLYLVTIRVNISEIESIASLPFISWVEPIASPSVPDDTKGRTLHRANVLDSDHALGRHYDGTGVSCALGDDGPIGPHIDYQGRVDQSNTTANTGNHGDMTSGIMMGAGNIDPTIKGMAAGAFLYVYDISGYNHILDAPSNLTNFGVVITSTSYSQGCNAGYTTNASSGDQMIRQNPSLIHVFSGGNSGNSDCGYGAGTGWGNITGGYKQGKNVIACGNLNDKDALVSSSSRGPADDGRIKPDICANGVGQLSTDDPNTYQVGGGTSAAAPGIAGVLAQLYQAYRELNSGADPESPLLKACLLNTAEDLGNPGPDFSFGWGRVNAFRAVKTLEDNRYLDSAISQGGANTHNLTVPAGAKQLRVMLYWLDYEGAPAAAKALVNDLNMQVTDPSAVVYDPWVLDPTPNPVNLNLNAVRAVDDLNNMEQVTIDNPPAGSYTITVNGFQVPQGPQKYYIVYEFPDDDVTLTYPIGGEGFVPGETELLRWDAYGSILTFLLEYSINNGASWITIGSVSAAQRYYDWTVPGVLTGEALVRVTRGAFSDVSDTTFSIIGVPQNLAIDWACPDTIQLNWDTVTGATGYEISMLGSMYMDSIGTTSADSIVVYGINPLLEYWFSVKALAPANARGRRAIAIQKNPGTFNCAIPIDAALTEIINPTGGTLQGCQDYSSVTVSIRLNNYGIDTISTIPLHYQVNGGPVVNDTFPDTLAPGSSAVHNFLSAENFSVPGNYNISAWADYPSDGNAYNDTSKTMIEVVTGTLVGLPWSEDFETFALCATTADCEITTCNLVNGWINDVNLVFDDIEWRTDDGGTFSSNTGPTIDHAPGTSTGNYLYLEASGSCNTRSAHLITPCIDLTAATLPELSFWYHMYGADMGELHVDILQGGTWSNDIMIPVSGDQGDSWKEAKVNLVPYTGQIINIRFRGITGSGYQSDMAIDDISIIESTLAPVADFVADKTFICSGETVIFSDLSVNVPNAWSWVISPGTINFVNGTSANSQNPQVEFVTTGAYDVTLIVINTFGNDTLTRSSYIKAGIGPSSAFVEDFESFEPCATSFSCSQNIICDLSKGWVNEENLVIDDLDWRVDEGGTASSNTGPSTDHAPGTISGNYIYVEASGTAGCNENKTALLVTPCIDLSGSVQPQLSFWYHMYGASMGELHLDILDSGIWTNDIMIPLIGNKGNSWQQALVDLTVYTGQMTNLRFRGITGLGITSDMAIDDIVIFEGQAPPIPNFIADNTNTCIGKTVTFTDVSLNAPNSWSWSFSPGTVNFVNATTANSQNPQVQFTASGFYDVTLTTSNAYGSNPVTKTSYIIVDIGATIPFAEGFESGIFPPVEWNIVDPGGSRTWDVRTNVTGSDGAFTTTAYINNFSYNNTGAEDELIIEPVDLTGMSSAMMTFDIAYAAYSSTLFDGLRIDISTDCGVTYTPTGYNKFGPALETAPPTTSSWFPSGPSEWRNDTVDLSAYINTIVRIKFVNINGYGNNLFIDNVNLDLPSLFVSISSPAGATCNGGCDGWAVATVTGDFPPYTYLWNDSLAQTNDTATGLCPGVYSVMVVDSISDTVSATVTISEPAALSGIISTTLESCAGCNDGTISVVASGESGNYTYLWDDPANQTTATADSLTAGVYSVTVTDTVCGTSIVLTDTIEVAPLSLSISTSADATCNGGCDGWAVASVTGGFPPYTYLWDDSTAQTNDTATGLCAGVYSVEVMDTTSDTLSAMVIIAEPAALSGIISTTLESCAGCNDGTISVVASGESGNYTYLWDDPANQSTATADSLTAGVYSVTITDTVCGTSIVLTDTIEVAPLSVSISSSAGATCNGGCDGWAVVTVSGGFPPYTYLWNDSLVLTNDTATDLCAGVNLVAVIDTTSDTLSATVTIAQPAALSGIISTTLESCAGCNDGSISVTVSGESGNYTYLWDDPANQSTATADSLT, encoded by the coding sequence ATGAAAAATTATTGCTCAAAACCCGGTTACCAGCGCCAGTATTTGCGTGCTCAAAAAACAGGATCCCGGATATGGTCTGTCCCGACAAAGCCGGGAGGTCTTTGTAAAATTGCCCTTTTATGCTGCTTGTTTTTATTGCCTAATTACTCAAATGCCCAGGTGAAACAATCCTCAGGCAAATATGAGCTGTTATTAAAATCGGCTTCTGTGATGCCAGAGGAAAACCTCCGGGATTTTATTAATGAGCCTGATATTAAAGCAGGGGAAAAGTTTGAAGGGCGGTATTTCAAATTCATTCAATTTTATGAAATACCAAACCGGGATGATCGTGAAGAAATAGAAAGTATGGGGATCCAATTATTAAATTATATACCACATAATACTTATGCTGCATCCATTCCTGAAAATTTTGATCCCGGATCGTTACAAGAGCTCAATGTAAGAAGTGTGATCAGTATTGAAGCGGACTATAAAATAGATAACCGGCTGAAAACGCTGCCCTACCCAGACTGGGCGTTATATGGTGATAATAGCATAGATATAGTTGTTCAATATTATAAAAACATAGATCCCACCAAAGCAAAAAAATTATTAATTGAACGTGGTATCAAGATTATAAGCGCCTATGATTATTTGTATCTTGTCACGATCAGGGTAAATATTTCAGAGATTGAAAGCATAGCCTCCCTGCCTTTTATCTCATGGGTTGAACCCATTGCATCTCCTTCGGTTCCTGATGATACAAAAGGAAGAACCCTTCACAGGGCAAATGTATTAGACTCTGATCATGCTTTGGGAAGACATTATGACGGAACAGGGGTTAGTTGTGCGCTTGGCGATGATGGCCCCATTGGCCCTCATATTGACTACCAGGGCAGGGTAGATCAATCAAATACTACAGCCAATACCGGCAATCATGGCGATATGACTTCCGGGATTATGATGGGTGCAGGCAATATAGACCCAACTATCAAGGGGATGGCTGCTGGCGCTTTTTTATACGTGTATGATATCTCCGGCTACAACCATATTCTTGATGCTCCAAGTAACCTCACAAATTTTGGGGTAGTGATTACCTCTACATCCTACAGCCAGGGTTGTAATGCTGGCTATACAACAAATGCCAGTTCGGGTGACCAGATGATCAGGCAAAATCCTTCGTTAATCCATGTTTTCTCAGGTGGTAATAGCGGCAACAGTGATTGCGGGTATGGAGCAGGTACGGGTTGGGGGAATATTACGGGTGGTTATAAGCAGGGTAAGAATGTGATCGCCTGTGGAAATCTTAATGATAAGGATGCTCTTGTAAGCAGCAGCAGCAGGGGCCCTGCTGATGATGGCAGAATTAAGCCCGATATTTGTGCCAATGGTGTTGGCCAACTATCAACCGATGATCCCAATACTTACCAGGTTGGAGGAGGCACTTCTGCGGCAGCGCCCGGAATTGCAGGTGTTCTGGCTCAATTATACCAGGCTTACCGTGAGCTCAATTCCGGTGCAGATCCTGAATCACCGTTACTAAAAGCCTGTTTATTAAATACGGCTGAAGACCTCGGAAATCCTGGCCCTGACTTTTCATTCGGCTGGGGAAGGGTTAATGCATTCAGGGCTGTGAAAACACTGGAAGATAACCGGTACCTGGATTCTGCAATAAGCCAGGGAGGCGCCAATACCCATAATTTAACCGTCCCGGCAGGCGCCAAGCAATTGAGAGTAATGCTTTACTGGCTGGATTATGAAGGAGCGCCTGCCGCTGCGAAAGCATTGGTCAATGACCTGAATATGCAGGTCACCGACCCTTCCGCTGTGGTTTATGATCCCTGGGTATTGGATCCCACTCCTAATCCTGTTAACTTAAATTTAAATGCTGTCAGAGCAGTGGATGATCTGAATAACATGGAACAGGTGACCATTGACAACCCGCCAGCAGGTAGCTATACTATTACGGTAAATGGATTCCAGGTGCCGCAAGGCCCTCAAAAGTATTATATCGTTTATGAATTTCCTGATGATGATGTTACGCTTACTTATCCAATTGGTGGTGAAGGTTTTGTACCGGGAGAGACAGAATTATTACGCTGGGATGCTTATGGATCTATCCTGACTTTTTTGTTAGAATACTCCATTAACAATGGCGCCAGTTGGATTACTATAGGTTCAGTCAGTGCAGCACAAAGATATTATGACTGGACAGTGCCTGGTGTCCTTACCGGAGAGGCATTGGTCAGGGTTACCAGGGGGGCTTTCAGTGATGTGAGCGATACTACTTTTTCAATCATTGGTGTGCCTCAAAACCTGGCAATAGACTGGGCATGCCCTGATACTATACAACTAAACTGGGACACTGTAACCGGTGCCACAGGTTATGAAATAAGCATGCTGGGCAGTATGTATATGGATTCGATCGGCACCACGAGCGCTGACTCCATTGTGGTTTACGGTATCAACCCGCTTTTAGAATATTGGTTTAGTGTAAAAGCCTTAGCTCCAGCCAATGCCAGAGGAAGACGAGCCATTGCCATACAAAAAAATCCGGGAACCTTCAACTGTGCCATACCCATTGACGCAGCCCTCACTGAGATCATCAATCCAACAGGTGGAACATTACAGGGTTGCCAGGATTACTCATCTGTGACCGTCTCAATTCGGTTGAACAATTACGGCATTGATACTATTTCAACTATTCCATTGCACTACCAGGTCAATGGCGGGCCGGTGGTAAATGATACTTTTCCGGATACCCTTGCACCGGGCAGTTCTGCAGTACATAATTTCTTATCTGCCGAAAATTTTTCAGTACCAGGTAATTATAATATATCTGCGTGGGCAGATTATCCTTCAGATGGAAATGCTTATAATGATACGAGCAAGACGATGATTGAGGTAGTTACGGGTACGCTCGTTGGCCTTCCCTGGTCTGAAGATTTTGAAACCTTTGCTCTTTGTGCAACTACGGCTGATTGTGAAATTACTACCTGTAACCTTGTTAATGGATGGATCAATGATGTAAACCTGGTTTTTGATGATATTGAGTGGAGAACTGACGATGGAGGTACGTTTTCAAGTAATACCGGGCCTACTATTGACCACGCACCCGGCACTTCTACCGGTAACTATCTCTACCTGGAAGCTTCAGGAAGCTGTAATACCAGATCAGCACATCTGATCACACCCTGTATTGACCTGACCGCTGCAACCCTGCCGGAGCTCAGCTTTTGGTATCACATGTATGGCGCTGATATGGGGGAATTGCATGTTGATATCCTGCAGGGAGGTACGTGGAGCAATGATATTATGATCCCGGTTTCAGGTGACCAGGGAGATAGCTGGAAAGAGGCAAAGGTGAACCTTGTGCCTTACACAGGGCAGATCATTAATATTCGTTTTCGTGGAATCACCGGATCAGGTTACCAAAGCGATATGGCAATTGATGATATTTCCATAATAGAATCAACGCTTGCTCCGGTTGCTGATTTTGTTGCTGATAAAACTTTTATTTGCAGTGGGGAAACAGTGATATTCAGCGACCTGAGTGTGAATGTACCGAACGCCTGGTCATGGGTTATTTCGCCTGGTACTATAAACTTTGTAAACGGAACCTCGGCAAATTCACAAAATCCCCAGGTGGAATTTGTAACCACTGGAGCTTATGATGTAACGCTTATAGTTATCAATACTTTCGGAAATGATACACTCACCAGGTCTTCATATATAAAAGCAGGTATAGGGCCATCTTCTGCATTTGTGGAAGATTTTGAATCTTTTGAACCTTGCGCTACCTCATTCAGTTGTAGCCAAAATATTATATGTGACCTCTCAAAGGGTTGGGTCAATGAAGAAAACCTGGTAATTGATGATCTGGATTGGAGGGTTGATGAAGGGGGAACAGCTTCAAGTAATACAGGTCCATCTACTGATCACGCACCCGGCACTATTTCCGGAAACTATATTTATGTAGAAGCCTCTGGCACCGCAGGTTGTAATGAGAATAAAACAGCACTTCTGGTAACACCATGCATAGACCTGAGTGGTTCAGTTCAACCACAACTCAGCTTTTGGTACCATATGTATGGCGCCAGTATGGGGGAATTGCACCTGGATATCCTGGATTCAGGTATATGGACCAACGATATTATGATACCTCTTATCGGTAACAAGGGAAATAGCTGGCAGCAGGCATTGGTTGATCTTACCGTTTACACCGGGCAGATGACCAACCTGCGTTTCCGGGGGATTACCGGTTTGGGTATAACCAGCGACATGGCCATTGATGATATTGTAATATTTGAAGGACAAGCGCCACCGATCCCTAATTTTATTGCCGATAATACCAATACCTGTATTGGCAAGACGGTTACCTTCACTGACGTGAGTTTGAATGCACCTAATTCCTGGTCATGGAGCTTCTCGCCCGGCACTGTGAACTTTGTAAACGCAACAACTGCCAATTCACAAAATCCACAGGTGCAGTTCACCGCTTCAGGTTTTTATGATGTTACGCTTACAACTTCCAATGCATACGGTAGTAACCCTGTTACCAAAACCTCTTATATCATAGTAGATATAGGGGCAACGATCCCGTTTGCGGAGGGCTTTGAAAGCGGCATCTTCCCGCCTGTTGAATGGAATATTGTTGATCCGGGTGGATCGAGAACCTGGGATGTGAGAACCAATGTTACAGGCAGTGATGGCGCTTTTACTACAACAGCATATATCAACAACTTCTCTTACAACAATACCGGTGCAGAAGATGAGCTGATCATTGAACCTGTAGATCTGACAGGTATGTCTTCTGCAATGATGACTTTTGATATAGCTTATGCAGCCTATAGTTCTACATTATTTGATGGCCTGCGCATTGATATATCCACAGATTGCGGGGTTACATATACCCCAACAGGTTATAATAAGTTTGGCCCTGCTCTTGAAACGGCACCGCCTACCACCAGTAGTTGGTTTCCTTCTGGTCCGAGCGAGTGGCGCAATGATACGGTTGATCTTTCTGCTTATATTAATACTATTGTAAGAATCAAATTCGTTAACATCAACGGCTATGGCAATAACCTTTTTATTGATAATGTAAATTTAGATCTTCCATCACTCTTTGTATCCATCTCATCACCAGCCGGTGCCACCTGTAACGGTGGTTGTGACGGATGGGCAGTTGCAACTGTTACAGGAGATTTTCCACCTTATACATATCTATGGAATGATAGTTTAGCACAAACCAACGATACGGCAACAGGTCTTTGTCCAGGCGTGTATTCAGTAATGGTAGTTGATTCGATATCAGATACTGTGTCAGCAACGGTTACTATTTCAGAACCTGCTGCTCTTTCCGGAATTATTTCAACTACCCTGGAATCATGTGCTGGTTGTAATGATGGCACAATTTCAGTGGTTGCCAGCGGTGAATCCGGTAATTACACTTACTTATGGGATGATCCGGCTAATCAAACTACAGCCACGGCTGATAGCCTCACAGCGGGTGTTTACAGTGTAACTGTTACAGACACTGTTTGTGGTACCAGTATTGTTCTCACAGATACCATAGAAGTTGCCCCACTCTCTTTATCAATCTCAACATCAGCCGATGCTACCTGTAACGGTGGGTGCGATGGATGGGCAGTTGCAAGTGTTACAGGAGGTTTTCCACCATATACATACCTATGGGATGATAGTACAGCACAAACTAATGATACGGCAACGGGTCTTTGTGCTGGCGTTTATTCAGTAGAGGTAATGGATACTACATCAGATACTTTATCAGCAATGGTCATTATTGCAGAACCTGCCGCTCTTTCCGGAATTATTTCAACTACCCTGGAATCATGTGCCGGTTGTAATGATGGCACAATTTCCGTGGTCGCCAGCGGTGAATCCGGTAATTACAC